In one window of Acidovorax sp. HDW3 DNA:
- the putA gene encoding trifunctional transcriptional regulator/proline dehydrogenase/L-glutamate gamma-semialdehyde dehydrogenase → MSTTIGIKVDDALRERIRTNAQNLGRTPHWLIKQAVLQYIDALERGASTIRLLPLGTAAEDEGSEPTTTAASTEVQPFLEFAQSILPQTELRAAITAAWHRPETECLPALLPLARSQDDAQAAKVRELASRLVQGLRDAPVASGVAALVQEFSLSSQEGVALMCLAEALLRIPDKATRDALIRDKISRGDWKSHVGRSPSLFVNAAAWGLVLTGKLTSTSSEKSLSTALTRVIGKGGEPLIRQGVHRAMKLMGEQFVTGQHIAEALANSRKYEQQGFRYSYDMLGEAAATEQDAQRYLQAYEQAIHAIGAASAGRGIFEGPGISIKLSALHPRYARAQYERVMGELLPRVLHLAQLAKQYDIGMNIDAEEADRLELSLDLLEALCAAPTLRGWNGIGFVVQAYQKRCPQVIDYLVDLARRSRRRLMVRLVKGAYWDSEIKRTQLDGQAGYPVYTRKVYTDVSYLACARKLLEAPEAIYPQFATHNAQTLASIYQLAANVGGSYYSGQYEFQCLHGMGEPLYAQVTGAAADGKLARPCRIYAPVGSHETLLAYLVRRLLENGANTSFVNRIGDASVPVAELVADPVDEALRIAQQEGRLGAPHPRIALPQDLFASLGTQARSNSRGLNLAHEQQLASLAAALLHSTRDTYLAAASGSALPEQPAQAEGWQRLANPALLSDTVGWVREASAAEVQAAAERAAQAAPIWAGTPPAARADVLARAADLLEQRSQPLMGLIVREAGKTLANAVGEIREAVDFLRYYGAQVAADFDNAAQRPLGVVLAISPWNFPLAIFCGQVAAALAAGNAVLAKPAEQTPLTAAAMVALLHEAGVPSAALQLLPGKGETVGAALVAQPQVAGVMFTGSTEVARLIARQLASRLAPSGHPIPLIAETGGQNAMVVDSSALAEQVVADVLASAFDSAGQRCSALRLLCLQEDVAERQLTMLREALKEWRLGNPDQLATDVGPVIDDEARAQIEAHIERLQAAGQKVTRVQAGSAGLPLGHYVAPTIIEIDSISRLTREVFGPVLHVVRYRREALDQLLESINATGYGLTFGIHSRIDETIAHLSERVHAGNIYVNRNVIGAVVGVQPFGGMGLSGTGPKAGGPLYLHRLVQGSPNAALAPLPRAEAPAPQPSLVLLQQLRTLPLPLSAAEQQLARAACDQALAASRLGASWLLPGPTGEANRYRLLPRGPVWALPRSALGLVYQVAAALASGNPCHVVLPAGESACAELWQTLRATAGDAGVAWLHSAESTGLADDAQPVAALLFEGDGDALLHISQTLSQRSGAIVRIDSRSSDELRAGQGYDQAALCHEQSISTNTAAAGGNAQLMTMA, encoded by the coding sequence ATGTCCACCACCATTGGCATCAAAGTCGATGACGCGCTGCGCGAGCGCATCCGCACCAACGCCCAGAACCTGGGCCGCACGCCGCACTGGCTCATCAAACAGGCGGTGCTGCAGTACATCGACGCGCTCGAACGCGGCGCCAGCACCATCCGCCTGCTGCCCCTGGGCACGGCAGCGGAGGACGAAGGCAGCGAGCCCACCACCACCGCCGCCAGCACCGAGGTGCAGCCGTTTCTGGAGTTTGCCCAGTCCATCTTGCCGCAGACCGAGCTGCGCGCGGCCATCACCGCAGCCTGGCACCGGCCCGAGACCGAATGCCTGCCCGCGCTGCTGCCCCTGGCGCGCAGCCAGGACGACGCACAGGCCGCCAAGGTGCGTGAGCTCGCCAGCCGCCTGGTGCAGGGCCTGCGCGATGCGCCCGTGGCCAGCGGCGTGGCTGCGCTGGTGCAGGAGTTTTCCCTCTCCAGCCAGGAAGGCGTGGCGCTGATGTGCCTGGCAGAAGCCCTCCTGCGCATCCCCGACAAGGCAACGCGCGACGCGCTCATCCGCGACAAGATCAGCCGGGGCGACTGGAAGTCGCACGTCGGTCGCTCGCCGTCCCTCTTCGTCAACGCCGCCGCCTGGGGTCTGGTGCTCACGGGCAAGCTCACCAGCACCAGCAGCGAAAAAAGCCTGTCCACGGCGCTCACGCGCGTCATTGGCAAGGGCGGCGAGCCGCTCATTCGCCAGGGCGTGCACCGCGCCATGAAGCTCATGGGCGAGCAATTCGTCACCGGCCAGCACATTGCCGAGGCGCTGGCCAACAGCCGCAAGTACGAGCAGCAGGGCTTTCGCTACAGCTACGACATGCTGGGCGAGGCCGCCGCCACCGAGCAGGACGCGCAGCGCTACCTGCAAGCCTACGAGCAGGCCATCCACGCCATCGGCGCGGCGTCTGCCGGGCGCGGCATTTTTGAAGGCCCGGGCATCTCCATCAAGCTCTCGGCGCTGCACCCGCGCTACGCGCGCGCGCAGTACGAGCGCGTCATGGGCGAGCTGCTGCCGCGCGTGCTGCACCTGGCGCAGTTGGCCAAGCAGTACGACATCGGCATGAACATCGACGCCGAGGAGGCCGACCGGCTCGAACTCTCGCTCGACCTGCTCGAAGCCCTGTGCGCCGCACCCACGCTGCGCGGCTGGAACGGCATCGGCTTCGTCGTCCAGGCGTACCAAAAGCGCTGCCCGCAGGTCATTGACTACCTCGTCGATCTGGCACGGCGCAGCCGCCGCCGCCTGATGGTGCGCCTGGTCAAGGGCGCCTACTGGGACAGCGAGATCAAGCGCACCCAACTCGACGGCCAGGCCGGCTACCCGGTGTACACGCGCAAGGTCTATACCGACGTCAGCTACCTCGCCTGCGCGCGCAAGCTGCTCGAAGCGCCCGAGGCCATCTACCCGCAATTTGCCACGCACAACGCGCAAACCCTGGCCAGCATCTACCAGCTGGCCGCCAACGTCGGCGGCAGCTACTACAGCGGCCAGTACGAATTCCAGTGCCTGCACGGCATGGGCGAGCCGCTGTACGCCCAGGTCACGGGCGCTGCAGCCGACGGCAAGCTCGCCCGCCCCTGCCGCATCTACGCCCCCGTGGGCAGCCACGAGACACTGCTCGCCTACCTGGTGCGCCGCCTGCTGGAAAACGGCGCCAACACCTCGTTCGTCAACCGCATCGGCGACGCCAGCGTGCCCGTGGCCGAGCTGGTGGCCGACCCGGTGGACGAGGCCCTGCGCATCGCCCAGCAAGAAGGCCGCCTGGGCGCACCGCACCCGCGCATTGCCCTGCCGCAGGACCTGTTCGCCAGCCTGGGCACGCAAGCGCGCAGCAACTCGCGCGGCCTGAACCTGGCGCACGAGCAGCAGCTCGCCTCGCTCGCCGCCGCCTTGCTGCACAGCACGCGCGACACCTATCTGGCCGCCGCCAGCGGCAGCGCCCTGCCCGAGCAGCCGGCGCAGGCCGAAGGCTGGCAGCGCCTGGCCAACCCGGCCCTGCTCAGCGACACCGTCGGCTGGGTGCGCGAAGCCAGCGCCGCCGAAGTGCAGGCCGCCGCCGAACGCGCCGCGCAGGCCGCGCCCATCTGGGCCGGCACGCCGCCAGCCGCGCGCGCCGACGTGCTGGCGCGCGCCGCCGACCTGCTGGAGCAGCGCAGCCAACCCCTCATGGGCCTGATCGTGCGCGAGGCCGGCAAAACCCTGGCCAACGCGGTGGGCGAAATCCGCGAAGCCGTGGACTTTTTGCGCTACTACGGCGCCCAAGTGGCGGCCGATTTTGACAACGCCGCGCAGCGCCCCCTGGGCGTGGTGCTGGCCATCAGCCCCTGGAACTTCCCGCTTGCCATCTTCTGCGGCCAGGTGGCCGCCGCCCTGGCCGCCGGCAACGCCGTGCTGGCCAAGCCGGCCGAGCAAACGCCGCTCACGGCCGCCGCCATGGTCGCCCTGCTGCACGAGGCTGGCGTGCCGAGCGCCGCACTGCAGCTGCTGCCCGGCAAGGGCGAAACCGTGGGCGCAGCCCTGGTGGCGCAGCCGCAGGTGGCCGGGGTGATGTTCACCGGCTCGACCGAGGTTGCGCGCCTGATCGCGCGCCAGCTCGCCAGCCGCCTGGCGCCCAGTGGCCACCCGATTCCGCTGATTGCCGAAACCGGCGGCCAGAACGCCATGGTGGTCGATTCCTCAGCCCTGGCCGAGCAGGTGGTGGCCGACGTGCTGGCCTCGGCCTTCGACTCGGCCGGCCAGCGCTGCTCGGCGCTGCGCCTGCTGTGCCTGCAGGAAGACGTGGCCGAGCGCCAGCTCACCATGCTGCGCGAGGCCCTCAAGGAATGGCGCCTGGGCAACCCGGACCAGCTCGCCACCGACGTCGGCCCCGTGATCGACGACGAGGCCCGCGCGCAGATCGAGGCCCATATCGAGCGCCTGCAAGCGGCGGGACAAAAAGTCACCCGCGTGCAAGCGGGCAGCGCGGGCCTGCCGCTGGGGCATTACGTCGCCCCCACCATCATCGAAATTGATAGCATCTCACGCTTGACCCGTGAGGTTTTCGGCCCCGTTTTGCATGTGGTGCGCTACCGCCGCGAAGCGCTCGACCAGCTGCTCGAGAGCATCAACGCCACCGGCTACGGCCTGACGTTTGGCATCCACAGCCGCATCGACGAAACCATTGCGCACCTGAGCGAGCGCGTGCACGCCGGCAACATCTACGTCAACCGCAACGTCATCGGCGCCGTCGTCGGCGTGCAGCCCTTTGGCGGCATGGGCCTGTCGGGCACCGGCCCCAAGGCCGGCGGGCCGCTGTACCTGCACCGCCTGGTGCAAGGCAGCCCCAACGCCGCCCTGGCGCCGCTGCCGCGCGCCGAAGCCCCCGCCCCCCAGCCCAGCCTGGTGCTGCTGCAGCAGCTGCGCACCCTGCCCTTGCCCCTGTCGGCTGCCGAGCAGCAGCTCGCACGCGCCGCCTGCGACCAGGCCCTGGCCGCCAGCCGCCTGGGCGCGAGCTGGCTGCTGCCCGGCCCCACGGGCGAGGCCAACCGCTACCGCCTGCTGCCACGCGGCCCCGTCTGGGCCCTGCCGCGCAGCGCCCTGGGCCTGGTTTATCAAGTGGCCGCCGCCCTGGCCAGCGGCAACCCCTGCCATGTGGTGCTGCCCGCCGGTGAGAGCGCCTGCGCCGAACTGTGGCAAACCCTGCGCGCCACGGCGGGCGATGCCGGCGTGGCCTGGCTGCACAGCGCCGAGTCCACCGGCCTGGCCGACGACGCCCAGCCCGTTGCCGCCCTCCTGTTCGAGGGCGACGGCGACGCGCTCCTGCACATCAGCCAAACCCTGAGCCAGCGCAGCGGTGCCATCGTGCGCATCGACAGCCGCAGCAGCGACGAGCTGCGCGCCGGCCAGGGCTACGACCAGGCGGCGCTGTGCCACGAGCAATCCATCAGCACCAACACCGCCGCCGCCGGCGGCAATGCGCAGCTGATGACGATGGCGTAA